One Pleurocapsa sp. PCC 7327 DNA segment encodes these proteins:
- a CDS encoding trypsin-like serine protease: MTDARMPPVRCAIAFLGLLTCLGSGSQAAAANLNLKTSPVQRRIATVSHPDDYITSVFNGVARLAGQESNRHSCAGSLLKTGLHLLTAGHCVFEFKPQDFVLDFGEIKLSAAQFFIHPEYEHSIVANDIAIIELITKAPQQLTRYDIYRDNNEIGKVFNLVGYGAFGTGDRGAGLSLADFDYQKRLGKNTYDASGELLNGLIPDFPILPGTLAYDFDNGRPENDAFGVVFGSQYANLGLGLKEVNSALGDSGSPNFIDGLIAGITSYGFGANYSDRLLSTDLTPTRTDSSFGEFSVDTRVSFYARWIDSVLQNNNSVSIPEPSPLTGLAIVSAGFLLKRNKYRHD; encoded by the coding sequence ATGACAGATGCGAGAATGCCTCCGGTACGCTGCGCGATCGCGTTTCTGGGGCTACTTACGTGTCTAGGGAGTGGTTCTCAGGCAGCGGCTGCCAATCTTAATTTAAAAACCAGCCCAGTACAACGGCGGATAGCGACAGTAAGCCATCCAGACGATTACATAACGTCGGTTTTTAATGGCGTTGCCAGATTAGCAGGGCAAGAAAGCAATCGTCATTCTTGTGCGGGATCCCTGTTAAAAACAGGGTTGCATCTTCTCACTGCTGGTCACTGCGTTTTTGAATTTAAGCCCCAGGACTTCGTGTTAGACTTTGGCGAGATTAAGCTTTCGGCTGCCCAATTTTTTATCCATCCAGAATACGAGCATTCCATTGTCGCCAACGATATTGCCATTATCGAGTTAATAACCAAAGCCCCGCAGCAACTGACTCGATACGATATCTATCGAGACAACAACGAAATCGGGAAAGTCTTTAATTTAGTAGGGTATGGGGCATTTGGGACGGGCGATCGCGGTGCGGGGCTTTCGCTTGCAGACTTTGACTATCAAAAGCGTTTAGGTAAAAATACTTACGATGCGTCGGGAGAACTTTTAAACGGCTTAATTCCGGACTTTCCCATACTTCCGGGCACGCTGGCATATGATTTTGACAATGGTCGTCCCGAAAATGATGCTTTTGGGGTTGTTTTCGGATCCCAATATGCCAATTTAGGACTGGGGTTAAAAGAAGTCAATTCGGCACTGGGCGATTCTGGCAGTCCAAATTTTATTGATGGGCTAATTGCTGGCATTACTTCCTACGGTTTTGGTGCTAACTATAGCGATCGCTTGTTATCCACAGATCTCACGCCAACACGGACAGACTCAAGTTTCGGTGAATTTTCAGTCGATACCCGCGTCTCTTTTTATGCTCGGTGGATAGATAGCGTTCTCCAAAACAACAACTCAGTTTCTATCCCAGAACCTAGCCCGCTTACAGGACTAGCGATCGTCAGTGCAGGCTTTCTCTTAAAACGAAACAAATATCGCCATGATTAA
- a CDS encoding nitrile hydratase subunit alpha — protein MNLTKNLKSLEVTVSKLVAKAWMDDEFRKRFISEPTEILREAGVFIEDFVKIVVNQDSTNAPVLQGADGMTIYQINLPPKPSDLSDEQISAWSLGGVDVASACRSCC, from the coding sequence ATGAACTTAACGAAAAATTTAAAATCTTTAGAAGTCACTGTGTCCAAACTTGTTGCCAAAGCATGGATGGACGATGAATTTCGCAAGCGTTTCATCAGCGAACCAACTGAAATTCTTCGCGAAGCGGGAGTTTTCATTGAAGATTTTGTAAAAATCGTTGTCAATCAAGATTCGACCAATGCTCCAGTTCTTCAAGGAGCTGACGGCATGACCATCTACCAAATCAATCTGCCCCCCAAACCTAGCGATTTAAGCGACGAACAGATTAGCGCTTGGAGTTTAGGCGGAGTGGACGTAGCATCTGCTTGCCGTAGCTGCTGCTAA